Proteins encoded within one genomic window of Oncorhynchus masou masou isolate Uvic2021 chromosome 1, UVic_Omas_1.1, whole genome shotgun sequence:
- the LOC135542486 gene encoding transforming acidic coiled-coil-containing protein 1-like isoform X2, which translates to MGGSLSQHRKSSFSSSRKKSSISDSEGNFETPEAESPGLLNDLTQLDNSAHTVLTRDVGQLTPRLVLDRNSNQDVYPTSLQEVQDALNNLNSSSPSLSGAGLHQNLNLRLSSRPGGDGLSPSPLPQARALRPASLPVHNFPDPAEVDDISPITYDPNGNMNSDPNSLTPELDRQSPRMSMDITNSCKVKKLDNQTLLQNTSGEDNDHRKGHATDEEKLASTTGLGADGDHNELNVSARPEESDCCSMYEDPCQLKNAKLGGSNTQKTGSEVLDAICISEEEKMAVLTLIREEIITKETEASDWRRKYEDSRQEVMEMRKIVAEYEKTIAQMIEDEQRNTLSAEKSLQAVTMEKELALADLNSVERSLSDMFRRYENMKSTLDGFKKNEEVLKKCAQEYLARVKQEEQRYQTLKLHAEEKLDKANQDIAQVRSKASSESVALTASLRKEQMRVDSLERALQQKAEEIEELTKICDELIAKMGRTD; encoded by the exons ATGGGGGGCTCCCTCAGTCAGCACAGGAAGAGCTCCTTCAGCTCCTCCAGAAAGAAGAGCAGCAT ttcgGACTCAGAAGGGAACTTTGAGACCCCAGAGGCGGAGTCTCCTGGTCTGTTGAATGACCTGACCCAGCTGGATAACTCTGCCCACACAG TCCTCACCAGAGATGTGGGACAGCTGACGCCCCGCCTTGTCCTGGACAGAAACTCCAATCAGGATGTTTATCCCACGTCCCTACAGGAAGTCCAAGATGCCCTAAATAACCTCAATAGCTCCTCCCCTTCTCTGAGTGGAGCAGGTTTACACCAGAACCTGAACCTGAGGTTGAGCTCAAGACCTGGAGGAGATGGTCTCTCCCCGTCCCCTCTGCCCCAGGCCCGCGCCCTACGCCCTGCCTCGCTCCCTGTCCACAACTTCCCTGACCCCGCAGAGGTTGATGACATTTCTCCTATCACCTATGACCCCAACGGCAACATGAACTCTGACCCCAACAGCCTGACCCCTGAACTGGACAGACAGTCACCTAGGATGAGCATGGACATCAC GAACTCCTGTAAAGTGAAGAAGCTGGACAACCAGACTCTGTTGCAGAACACCAGTGGAGAG GACAACGACCATCGCAAAGGTCATGCTACAGATGAGGAGAAGCTAGCCAGCACAACAGGACTCGGAGCAGATGGAGACCACAACG AGCTGAATGTGTCAGCCAGACCAGAGGAGTCAGACTGCTGTTCTATG taTGAGGACCCCTGCCAGCTGAAGAACGCGAAGCTGGGAGGAAGTAACACGCAGAAGACAGGAAGTGAGGTTCTAGATGCCATTTGCATCAGCGAGGAGGAGAAAATGGCTGTTCTCACCCTTATCAGAGAGGAG ATCATCACTAAGGAAACGGAGGCCAGTGACTGGAGGAGAAAGTACGAGGACAGCAGGCAGGAAGTCATGGAGATGAG GAAAATTGTGGCAGAGTATGAGAAGACCATCGCCCAGATGATTG AGGATGAACAGCGCAACACCCTGAGCGCCGAGAAGTCTTTGCAGGCTGTAACCATGGAGAAGGAGTTGGCGCTAGCGGACCTGAACTCGGTAGAGCGTTCGCTGTCTGACATGTTCCGCCGCTATGAGAACATGAAGAGCACCCTGGATGGCTTCAAGAAG AATGAGGAGGTGCTGAAGAAGTGTGCTCAGGAGTATCTGGCCAGAGTCaagcaggaggagcagagataCCAGACGCTCAAACTCCACGCCGAGGAGAAACTAGACAA GGCTAATCAGGACATAGCCCAGGTACGCAGCAAGGCCAGCTCTGAGAGTGTTGCTCTGACCGCCAGCCTGAGGAAGGAGCAGATGAGGGTGGACTCTCTGGAGAGAGCCCTGCAGCAGAAG GCCGAGGAAATCGAGGAGCTCACCAAGATCTGTGATGAGCTCATCGCCAAGATGGGCAGAACAGACTGA
- the LOC135542486 gene encoding transforming acidic coiled-coil-containing protein 1-like isoform X1, producing MSWGSLLSPVQWAKWTWSAVRGGGEDEGEEGAPGTNDGENSDSEGNFETPEAESPGLLNDLTQLDNSAHTVLTRDVGQLTPRLVLDRNSNQDVYPTSLQEVQDALNNLNSSSPSLSGAGLHQNLNLRLSSRPGGDGLSPSPLPQARALRPASLPVHNFPDPAEVDDISPITYDPNGNMNSDPNSLTPELDRQSPRMSMDITNSCKVKKLDNQTLLQNTSGEDNDHRKGHATDEEKLASTTGLGADGDHNELNVSARPEESDCCSMYEDPCQLKNAKLGGSNTQKTGSEVLDAICISEEEKMAVLTLIREEIITKETEASDWRRKYEDSRQEVMEMRKIVAEYEKTIAQMIEDEQRNTLSAEKSLQAVTMEKELALADLNSVERSLSDMFRRYENMKSTLDGFKKNEEVLKKCAQEYLARVKQEEQRYQTLKLHAEEKLDKANQDIAQVRSKASSESVALTASLRKEQMRVDSLERALQQKAEEIEELTKICDELIAKMGRTD from the exons ATGTCCTGGGGGTCTTTGCTGTCTCCAGTACAGTGGGCCAAATGGACTTGGTCAGCTGTgcgggggggaggggaggatgagggggaggagggagcgcCCGGAACCAATGATGGAGAAAA ttcgGACTCAGAAGGGAACTTTGAGACCCCAGAGGCGGAGTCTCCTGGTCTGTTGAATGACCTGACCCAGCTGGATAACTCTGCCCACACAG TCCTCACCAGAGATGTGGGACAGCTGACGCCCCGCCTTGTCCTGGACAGAAACTCCAATCAGGATGTTTATCCCACGTCCCTACAGGAAGTCCAAGATGCCCTAAATAACCTCAATAGCTCCTCCCCTTCTCTGAGTGGAGCAGGTTTACACCAGAACCTGAACCTGAGGTTGAGCTCAAGACCTGGAGGAGATGGTCTCTCCCCGTCCCCTCTGCCCCAGGCCCGCGCCCTACGCCCTGCCTCGCTCCCTGTCCACAACTTCCCTGACCCCGCAGAGGTTGATGACATTTCTCCTATCACCTATGACCCCAACGGCAACATGAACTCTGACCCCAACAGCCTGACCCCTGAACTGGACAGACAGTCACCTAGGATGAGCATGGACATCAC GAACTCCTGTAAAGTGAAGAAGCTGGACAACCAGACTCTGTTGCAGAACACCAGTGGAGAG GACAACGACCATCGCAAAGGTCATGCTACAGATGAGGAGAAGCTAGCCAGCACAACAGGACTCGGAGCAGATGGAGACCACAACG AGCTGAATGTGTCAGCCAGACCAGAGGAGTCAGACTGCTGTTCTATG taTGAGGACCCCTGCCAGCTGAAGAACGCGAAGCTGGGAGGAAGTAACACGCAGAAGACAGGAAGTGAGGTTCTAGATGCCATTTGCATCAGCGAGGAGGAGAAAATGGCTGTTCTCACCCTTATCAGAGAGGAG ATCATCACTAAGGAAACGGAGGCCAGTGACTGGAGGAGAAAGTACGAGGACAGCAGGCAGGAAGTCATGGAGATGAG GAAAATTGTGGCAGAGTATGAGAAGACCATCGCCCAGATGATTG AGGATGAACAGCGCAACACCCTGAGCGCCGAGAAGTCTTTGCAGGCTGTAACCATGGAGAAGGAGTTGGCGCTAGCGGACCTGAACTCGGTAGAGCGTTCGCTGTCTGACATGTTCCGCCGCTATGAGAACATGAAGAGCACCCTGGATGGCTTCAAGAAG AATGAGGAGGTGCTGAAGAAGTGTGCTCAGGAGTATCTGGCCAGAGTCaagcaggaggagcagagataCCAGACGCTCAAACTCCACGCCGAGGAGAAACTAGACAA GGCTAATCAGGACATAGCCCAGGTACGCAGCAAGGCCAGCTCTGAGAGTGTTGCTCTGACCGCCAGCCTGAGGAAGGAGCAGATGAGGGTGGACTCTCTGGAGAGAGCCCTGCAGCAGAAG GCCGAGGAAATCGAGGAGCTCACCAAGATCTGTGATGAGCTCATCGCCAAGATGGGCAGAACAGACTGA